From the Solanum stenotomum isolate F172 chromosome 4, ASM1918654v1, whole genome shotgun sequence genome, one window contains:
- the LOC125861617 gene encoding uncharacterized protein LOC125861617, which translates to MKKFADRKRRPTDYKEGDMVLVKFNPRQFKALRSVHQNLVRKYEGPFKIIAKVGKISYKVELPPHFKIHPVFHASVLKPYHEDKEDTSRNQPRRAPITVTASHDREIEAIIDYQAKWKRGQQASAMFLVHWKGQSPEEAHGRNMKTCGSSKTKFGSFCNNAPWSSHHQVGEHVMSRHQHRQLLQRRRRGGF; encoded by the coding sequence ATGAAGAAATTTGCCGACCGCAAACGACGTCCCACGGACTATAAGGAAGGCGACATGGTCTTGGTAAAGTTCAATCCAAGACAGTTCAAGGCACTAAGAAGCGTTCATCAAAACTTAGTGCGAAAATATGAGGGTCCGTTCAAGATCATAGCCAAGGTAGGCAAGATCTCATACAAGGTAGAGTTGCCTCCCCACTTCAAAATCCATCCGGTGTTCCATGCAAGCGTCCTCAAGCCTTACCACGAGGACAAGGAAGACACTAGTCGGAACCAACCCCGCCGGGCCCCCATTACTGTCACTGCCTCGCACGACCGGGAGATTGAAGCTATCATAGATTATCAAGCCAAATGGAAGCGAGGCCAACAAGCCAGCGCCATGTTCCTTGTACATTGGAAGGGACAATCCCCAGAGGAGGCACATGGGAGAAATATGAAGACTTGTGGCAGTTCAAAGACCAAATTCGGGAGTTTTTGCAACAATGCGCCGTGGTCGTCGCATCATCAGGTGGGGGAGCATGTGATGTCCCGCCACCAACATAGGCAACTTTTGCAGCGAAGAAGGCGTGGAGGTTTCTAG